One Pseudobutyrivibrio xylanivorans genomic window, ATTGGAAGAAGAGAAGCGTACAAGTGCAACTGCACATTTATATGGCGTATCTCTTGCAGCCACAATTCTAGCAAAGAAACGTGGTCTAAATGAAGAGCTTGCAGCTATGGCAGCTATGCTTCATGACATGCACGCATATAAGAGTGGCTCATATGATAATCACGCTCATTTAGGAGCTGATTTAGCTAGAAAGATTCTTGATGATTTAGCTATAACTTCTGCAGAAGAAACTGATACCATTTGCTCTGCAATATATCATCATGATGACAAATTAGTGGTTGATTCCCCTATGGATGAACTACTAAAGGATGCAGATGTAATTGATCATTGCTTCAAAGATTCTTCTAAACCTATCAAGGAAAAAGAGCAAAAGCGATACGAAAATCTTTGTAAAGAATTAGGTTTGTAGAAACGATATTGGGGAGGTCTAACACGTGGTGTGTTAATTTTTTTATTTTTCAGTTAGACATAACTAACTTTTAGCGATATAATAAATATAGAGATAGAAGAGGAGGTGTTTACTATGACACTTATTCAGATTCTTTCGATTATATTTATTGTTGGAGCTTTAATTTGGCAGCAATATTATTTACACAAACATAAACATTAAAGAAATTGAGGAAATACCAATGACAAAAACAATATTGAAAATTGATGGAATGATGTGCGGTATGTCACAGAACAAACACCTGACGAGAAAAAACTTATAGCTGCTATTGGAGAAACGGGCTACACAGTACAATCAGTAAGTTCAGAGCCATATAAAAAGAAATTCTTGGGATTGTTCTAAAACTATCTGGGGGGGATATTAGTATGAATAACCTTACATCACGCCAGAAGATTATGTTTGGCGTATATTCGATGATTTTAGCTATGATAGGTGATTATCTGCTGGGTTACAAAACATTTAGTACCTCCAGCTCGCCTGAAGCATATATGGGAATCACTTGGAATGTAGTACCTGATTGGAGATATGCAACATCTTCTATATTAGGCTTTATGTGTGCTGCACTATTTGCCGTAGGTGCTGTGGAAGTAATCAGCGTATTAGATAAAAAATACAAACTAGGAAATTCAAAACTATTTAAACTCTTCAAAATAGCAAATTGGGCCGGTATTCTCTACTTCGCATTTGTTCATATAGGAATATGTATGCTTCCCGTTGTATTCAACGCTGGAATGGAAGTAACTGGAGATGTTCAAACCTCTGTAAATATGGTTTTCAGAGTATTAAAAAGTATTGCGGTACCATTAGCTGTAGGTTTTATAGTATGTGATGTATTCGTAACTATAGCCTGGATTGGAATGATTCTAAAAAAGATGATTCCAGTTAAAATAATTGGAATCATTTGTTGCCCTATAATTACTGCACTTTTGGGTCAGCTTATGAATTACATTTCTGAAGGATCCGATTCAGGATTTGAATCATTCGGATGGTTACTTATGTACTTGATTTGTGCGTTTTCTTTAGTTAATAAAGAGGAGAGAGTATAACTATCGATAAAATAATAAACGCTCAAAGTGGAGGAAATATATCAATTCGTCACTTCCAGAGGTAAATGCAAAAAAATCTATAATCCCTGATTTTACAAAGGTTACTGCAAAAAATGTTGTAGCCTTTTTTAGTTGACAGGAACGGAAAAATAGTATCTAAGAGACTTATTTTCTAGTATTTACGTATGTCAAAAAGGTATTTAACATAAGCTTTCCAGAACTTAATGCTAAATGCCTGGGTAGAATCCATATATTGCATTAAGTTCTGCTAACAGATTATTCAGAGCCTTTATTACTGTTACAGTAGTCATCATCGCAACCGCTGCAAGACATATGCAGAACAGCATAAGTATAATTCTATTAAACAAATTTTGGAAATATGGTAATTAAAGCTTTAATTAGATAGTCATATCAACTAGAATAGAAACATTAATAAATCTCGCAGTTTGTGGAGGAAAGCATGACGAATAGAAAGACTAACATTGTTCCTTTTGAAATGAAGTATTTGAATGAGTATTATGATGGCTTTAATACTGAGATTACAAAATACCAATGGCCTGATCCTTTTCGTACAGTTGATGATGCAAAAGAGTTATTACAAGAATTATTGGATGAAATGAAAAAGGATGAAACACTTTTATTTGCGGTTGTTGATTCAGAAGAAAGATTTGTTGGAAGTGTTGAGATGCATGGACTTTCAGAGGATTGTCCGGAAGTGGGAGTATGGATTTGTGAGCCTGAGCAGGAAAAGGGGTACGCATATGAAGCCCTTTCTTATATATTGCATTTCGCGCAGGATAAATATGGTAAAAAGAATTTCTTTTACGAGGCTGATGTTCGAAATATCGGTAGTACTAAATTACTGAATAAGTTTTCGAATCTATACGAAATCAATACGCTTGGCGTAGAAGATTTTGTAACGGATTCGGGAAAAGAGCTTAAATTGCAGGGGTCAGTAATGAAAGTTAAATAACAAATTCCAGCTTGTTGGGCATTTTAAAAGAAAAAGAACTCGAGAACCTCCAGTTTGAAGAATTAAATAATTGAATTGTTAGAGCCTGCCCTTGTGGCGGGCTCCTTTTTTCTGTGCAGGTATAATCTTGGGCTGATATGGGAGGTGGTTATACCTTTTATAATATATGAGGAGATTAATATGAAGCCAAAAAGGTATAACTGGCTTGGAAATTTATGTCAGGTTATACCTTTTGGTGGGCATTGAGACATTATATTGAAGTCAAAAAGGTATAACTAGCGAGGGAAATTATGGAAGGTTATACCCTTTTAGTGGGCATTGAGACATTATATTGAAGTCAAAAAGGTATAACTAGCGAGGGAAATTATAGAAGGTTATACCTTTTAGTGAGCTATGGAACATTATATTGAATCTAAAAAGGTATAACTAAATGCAATAATTATAGATGGTTATACCTATTTATTCAGCAATTAGAGCCTGTGAAATTTTTACTGTAAATATGGAACTTCTATGATAATTTAGATTTATGATGGATGTAGTTGGATTGATTGGTTACAATGGAAGAAAACGAGGATGTTGATTAATTAAAGAGACTTTACATAGGACAGTTACTTCGAAAGAGATAGCTGTTCTTTTAGTACCTCAAATTAAAAATTCACAATTAAAGTATTGACTTGGAGTTAACTCCAAGGTGTATAGTGAACATATCAAAGGTACAAATGATAGCTTGAAATGCAGTAAATATGCTATATGGAGGGCATATGTCATGACAATTAAGGAAGTATGTGAGAAATATGATATCGCTCTCGAAAAACTAGAGTATAAAATTGGAAGATATGAGATTGCCGAAAAAACAGGCAAACTGACATGGGAATAGGAGGTATATTTCCATGATGAAAACAGAAGAACTTAAGTTGGTAACTGAGTGGGATAAGGTATTTCCACAGGATGATAGAGTAGAACATAAGAAAGTAACATTTGTAAACTAAACTCAAATGGTGGTTGGGCAGTGCAGGCTGGCACATCTTTATTAAATATGCGCCAGTTCACATATGCAGATGAGATTGACAGCGCAGTACTTATGGTTCATGGCGAGAAAGCTCATTCTTGCTATTTCAGCAAAGATGCTTTCAAGCTTTTAAAGGGAGACAATAAGGAACTAATGATTATCCCAGGCGCAAGTCACATAGATTTATATGACAATATGGATGTGATTCCTTTTGACCATATTGAGGAGTTTGTAAGGAAAAATATATGAAGATAAGGATAGCATTTACAATAGTCATATTAGTGTCTATTATGCTGGGAATAACAGCGTGTGGCTCGAATACAAATGATAATGCGGCAACAGAGACATCAACTTTAAGGGAAGAGCCTAAGGTAAATGAAGCGGAGGTGAATGACACGAAAAGCATGGTGATGAAAATCGGAGAAATACCTGTAGATATTACCTGGGAAGATAATGCTTCCGTCGAAGAACTTAAGAGTCTTGCAGATTCGGGACTGACAATACCGATGTCGATGTATGGCGGATTTGAGCAGGTGGGACCTATCGGAACGAGTATTACAAGAGATGATAAACAAACGACCACATCAGCGGGAGATGTTGTTTTGTATTCCGGGAATCAGCTGGTAGTCTTTTACGGCTCCAATTCCTGGGCATATACAAGGCTTGGGAAAATCAACTTGTCGGAAAAAGATTTAATAGAATTGCTGAGCAACGGTGATGTCACAATCACGCTGCATGTGGAATAAGGAGCAAGAAGCAGCTTCTGAGTAACTACTCGGAAGCTGTTGATTCTCTGTAAATAATATCTGTTTCTATATAAGTTCTTTTATAAGGCATGGCAGGATTTGCGATTCTTGCAAGAAGCAAATCTGCTGCTATATAGCCCATAGAGCTGGAATGGATTTTGATGGTGGTAAGGCTAGGCTCCATCAGGCTTGCCTCTGGGGCATCATCGAATCCGCATATACGAATATCCTTTGGGACCTTCTTCCCTAACAATTTCAATGCTTTGATTGTAGACATAGCTAAAAAGTCGTTGGCACAGAAAAATAAATCAGGGAGCTGCTTCAGGGAGGCAATCTGTTGGCTAAGCCAGGTTGTGTCAGAGTAGGGATTGCTGTCGTCTGCAAGTATGCAGCTATCCATATCTATTGCAATGCCTCTGTCAGTAAGGACTGAAACGTAAGCCTGCCATCTTTCATAGAAGGACTGGCAGTGGAATCTATCGCCGATAAATGAAATCCTTTTGCAGCCGCTGTCAATCATGGTATCAAGCATGTGGTGAACGCTTGAAAGATTTTCCATATATATAACATCTGCCTTAATAGGGCATCTTTGGCTAAGTGGAGTATCCACAAATAGCATCGGGATATTCTGCTTGCAAAGAAATTCGCAGTAGCTTTCTGAAAACAGCTCCATGCAAAGTATTGCGGCAACATTTTCGATATCAATGTTGGTTGGAAAGCACATGTTGTTGATTTCATAATCGCGAATGATGTTTATAGAAAGCTTGTAGCCCAGCGCATCTATCTTGTGCTGAAAGGCCTCTAAAAGCTTTGTTCCAGAGTGAGAGTTGCCAGGGAAAGCCTGGGTGAATAAAGCAATTTCTGTTTTATCAGTGGGAGCCATTGCTTCTCCTGGCATTGCAGCAGGCTGAGTGAACCCTGCCATATTGAACTGCTTGTAGCCCATGGACATAGCGGTCTGGCATATTTTATTTCTGGTTTCTGCTGATACATTTCCTGTATTGTTAAGTGCTCTTGAAACAGTGTTTCTAGAAAGTCCCAAGGCATCTGCTATCTCTTGTAAAGTAACTCTATTTCCCATAATTTTCTCCTGCGTAAAATCTAATAATAATGATACTGAAAATGCGCCAATGTGTCAAATGTAACATTGTAAAGTTACACTCGTTGTAATTTTCACCAAAAGAAAACCCTTAATTAATCACATATTTCACAAAAATGATGTGCAAATGCATTAGAATATTGCTTTAAATGTAACATGAATGTACACTGTATGTAACAATTAGTAGTGCAAATGCACCTATAGGAGGGAATATGAAGAAGGTTGTTTTGATGCTTCTGCTAGCTGCTATGTGCGTAAATGCGGTAGGCTGTGGCGCAGGTTCTAATGCGGAAGTCACAGATGAGGAAAAGTACATAGGAGAGGAGTGGAGTAATTACGTGTTTTACCCAGCTTCAATAGAAGGCTTTGTTGGTGACACAATGCCATTTTATGATGATGGAAAATTCAATGTTTTCTATCTGGCTGACCAAAGAAATGGCAAACAGGGATATCATCCTTGGGGCTTAATTCAGACAGAGGATTTTTCCAGTTTTGATGATAAGGGAGTAGTTATAAATTACGGTGAAACAGTTGAGAGTCAGGATATTGCTCTTGGTACAGGAAGTGTAATCAAGGATAAGGATGGAATCTATCATGCTTTTTACACAGGACACAATGATACCTATTCGCCAAAGGAAGCAGTGATGCATGCCACAAGTAAGGACATGGAAAACTGGGATAAGATTCCAGAGGATACCTTTACAGGAAGCGGCAATTATTCACAGGACGATTTTAGAGATCCTTACGTAATGTATTCAGAGGAAGATAAATGCTATCTCATGTTTATCACAACAAGAGCTAACAACAATGGTGTAATAGCAAAGTATTCTTCTAATGATTTAAAGACATGGAAGGATGAGGGTGTCTTCTTTGAAAACGATATGGGCAACGATTCCAACATGGAATGTCCTACAGTTTTAAAGTATAAGGATAAGTGGTATCTATCATTTTCAGACCAGTGGCCAAACAGGCAGGTTCATTATCGTATATCCGATAGTTTAAATGGAACCTTTGAAAAGCCAGCTAATGATGTATTTGACTGTAACGGTTTTTATGCAGGCCGCTTAGAGACAGATGGAGATAATCTTTATGTAGTTGGTTGGTGCGGAACAAAGAAGAATCACCAGGATGCTGATGAGTATGACTGGGGCGGAAATATGGTCACTCACTTACTTAATCAAAATAGCGATGGAACACTTAATCCTGTATTAAATCCTAGCATCAAGAGTACCTTGAAAAATGAATGCAAGCTTTCACCGGTGAAGATGACAGAATCAGTTAAGGAAAAGGCTGGAAACTATTCATTTAGCGGCAATGATTATGAGGTAGTTGGTTTTAAAAATATTATGGGAAGCTACCTACTTGAAACTACAGTTTCGGATTTTGATGAAAATGGTATGTTTGGACTTTGCTTTAATACAAATGATGAAAGCGTTGGAAATCTTAACATTGTGTTTAATGCAGCTACAAATAAAATCGAGTTTTATAACACAAGCAACATCGTGCAAACAGCAGCACAGTCTAGTTTAGACTATGATATAAAAAATGCAGGGGAGCTTAATATAAAGGCTGTTATTGCCGGTGGTGTGGTTGTTTGTTATGTAAATGACGAGGTGGCATTTACATCGAGAATGTATCTTTCACAGGGAGGCCAATGGGGATTATTTAGCATCAAATCCCCAGTGACCTTCAAGGATACAAAGCTATATAAGTAGGTAGTATAGGAGGGAGAATATGTTTAAGAAATTGTTGGGTGCTAGTCTTAAGGCCAAGCTACTTGCCACAGGTGGTGTGGTAGTAGTTGCAGCAGCAGGCCTTGCGGGCACTATGGCACTGGGGTCAGGTAATGATGAAATTACTATCAAGGATGAAATCGTTGCCTTGGCAGGCGGCTGGCCACAGTCTTTTATGGCAGACGATTATGTGGAGCCAGAATTTGTAGACGACAAAGACCGTACAAACAATGCCTTCAATGTGGCTGACTTTGGAGAGCAGGGAAACAACGGTTGGTTCTATAGATACGGTACAGCAAAAAATCCTGCAGCATCAAGAAGAATGGAAAAGTATGATGGAGAAAAGTATTTCCAGGTTGGTAAGACTGGTATGGAAATCAAATCAAACTTTATCCACACTGCAGAAGGCACAGCACCAATCCTTGAATGGCGCGCTGCTAAAAAGGGTGATATAAATGTCAGCCTTACTTATGTAAAGAATGTAAATATGGATAAAAATCCATCTTATCCAGATGGTGTCACATTATATGTGTACAAGGGTGATGAGGCCATCGGTAGATATGAGGTAGATGTTAAAACTGATGGGGAAACTGTTGTTGAAAAGGAGCTTAGCAACCTATCAGTAGACGAGCTTGAAAGCCTTTACTTCATCGTTGATCCTAACATGAACAATGCCTACGATGGTGGTTCATTATATGTAGCCATCAATGATGTAGATGCCAAGAGGCCATCAGCCATCAATGATGTGGCAAGAAAAGATAACAATGCAAATTCCATTGAGGACTTTGGCGCCCAGGGGCAGAACGGATGGACTTATCGCTTCGGAAAATCAGGCAAGGATTCAAAGCTTGTTTCCACAGACAACAATGGAGAGTTTATGAATGTAACATCTCCAAACCTTGTCCTTAGCCACTATTTCATTCATCCTGCTATCAACGACAATGCGATTTTGGCTTGGAAGCCTGCTGTTGATGGGGCTGTAGAGGTAAGAGGAAAGTACAAGAAGTTTGAGCAGAACGATGGAAATCCTGACTGGCCAGATGGCGTTATCGTATCTGTTTACAAGAACGATGAAAAGCTCTTTAGCAAAAAGGTAGCTGCACCAAGAAAAGGTGAAAATGAAATTTCATTCAGAGAGAAGCACCTTGATGTTTTAACAACTGATGAGCTTTACTTTGTGGTAGATGCAGGTGGCAATTCATCTTATGATGGTGGTTGCTTCGATATCGACATTGTAGATAGAACAGGGGCCAAGACTGAGGCTGATGTGGCTATCGATGAGACAGAAACCAGACAAAACTTCGCTGATACAAAATATGATTTTGGTGAGCAGGGTAAAAACGGCTGGTTCTATCAGGATGGATTTGCAAGCGAAGCTACAAATTCTTACAACATGATGAATTTTGAAAAAGAAGAAGAAAGATATTTTGATTCCAGCTATTTGGAAATCAAAAGAGATTTCGTAAATCCAGGTAAGGGCAAATCAGCAGTTATTAAATGGAAGGTTGCGCAGGACGGCAAGGTAAAGGTTGACGCCGCTTATACCAAGTTTAAAAACGAGGACAAGAATCCAAGCTGGCCAGATGGAACAATCGTTACAATCTTCCATAACGATACCCCCCTTGTAACTGAAGATTTTGCCCCAGACAGATTAAGAGAAATTACAAAGCGCCTGGATGTGGCATCAGTAGATGTTAAAAAGGGCGATTTCATCACAATGGTTGTAGATCCAAAATCTAACAATGCTTATGATGCTGGAAAGTATGAATTTTCAATTAAGGGAATCACTCCTATGGTTGGAAAGACCGAAAAGGATGTAACCTATTTCGGTGGTCAGCGTACAAACAATGCTTCCACCCAGGAAGATTTCGGCAACCAGGGTGTTAATGGATACTGCTATCAGTCGGGCTATTACCTGAATCCTAACTATGCAGTAAATCTTGAAACTTATAAGAAGAATGATAAGTACACAACTATCGATGGTGTAGAAATCAAGCGTGACTACATCATGCCAGGAAACAAGGGCCGCTCAGCCATAGTTAAATGGGTGGCAAATGAGGAAGGCTCTGTAGATGTGCTTGCAGATTATACTAAGCACAAGAACGAGGACAAAAATCCAGATTGGCCAGATGGTGTAGATGTTTACATCTTCAAGAATGACAAACAAATTAAAAAGGAAAGCTTTGCACCAGTTGTAGGCCGCGAGGTTACAAAGGATTTATCAGTAAACGGCCTTATGGTCAAGCCAGGAGATTGCATTTCTCTATTGGTTGATGGCAAAGACAATACAGCCTATGATGGTGGAAACTTTAAATTTGTAGTTGAGGATGCCGAGCTTAAGACTATTCCTATGGTAAATGAGAGCGGTAAAAATATCGCAAACCTTGCTCTGGATTTTGGTGCACAGGGAAGCAACGGCTGGTACTACTGCGAAGGCCGTGGCATTGAAAAGTTTGAGATTCTTCAGAAGAAGACCGAGGACGGTTCAGGCTACATTTCAAGAAAGCAAAAGAACCTTGAGATTAAGAAGGATTTTGTGCAGCCTAGACTTAATGCAAATGCAATGTATAAATGGGTAGCTGCAGCAAACGGTCAGATCGATATTACAGGAGATTACACAAAGTTTGGTAATGAAGATCCAAATATGGATTGGCCAGATGGTACTAGAATCGGCGTTTACATCAATCGCCACAATATCATCGATGAAACAGTAACCTGCCCAAGAGGCGAGGACAAGCAAAATACAAAGGCAATAAATATTAAAAAGCTAGATGTGCATGCTGGAGATGTTATCACCTTCGAAGTAACCTGCAACAAAAACAATGCATGGGACGGTGGACGCTTCAACATCGACATCGCAGATTCAAACGAGATAAAGGTTGTTGTAGGTGATGAAGAGCGCACAAACAATACAGTTCTTGGAGCACTTACATCAATGGCACAGGGCACCGATGGCTGGTGGTTCCTTGAAGGCAAAACACCTGCCGATGCCAAGGTACTTACATATCTCAACGCTGATGGCACAGCCTATATGTCTACTAAAAACGAAGGTCTCGAGATGAAGAAGGACTACGTTCATCCAGGCAAGGATAAGCCAGCTATGTATCAGTGGGTTGCTTATGAGGATGGAAAAATCGATATCATTGCTGAATATGTTAAGTTTGGTCAGAACGATTCAAATCCAAATTATCCTGATGGCGTAAAGGTTAGCGTTTATAAGAATAATGACATTTTGTTAGAGCAGGATGTTGAGGCATTTAGAGGCGATGGCAACGACAACAAGCTTGAAATCATGCTTACAAAGCTTGACGTTGTACGAGGTGACAAGATTTCATTTGTAATCGATGCTAAAACAAATAATGCATGGGATGCAGGAAGACTTTCAGCTAGCATTTATGCAGCAAAGGAAAAGACACCAGAGGAAGAAGCTAGAGAGAACAACACAAATCTTAGCAGCGCATTCGGCGAGCAGGGTTCTGACGGCTGGTACTACGGCATGTGCGACTGGGACGGTAAGAACTTTGAAAGACTTACCTATGATGCTGAGATGGGCAGATACTTTAATAATGGCAAGCCAGAGCTTAAGGCTGACTTTGTAGAGCCAGGTAATGGCAGAAATGCAGCATACCAGTGGGTTGTTGCAAAGACTGGCAGAATCAACATCAAGGGAAGCTACACTAAGTTTGCAAACAATGCAGATCCAGCAGCAAACGGCGTATGCATGCGAATCTTCATCAACGGTGAAGAAAAGAAGTGGATTGGTGGAGATATCCAGGGCAATTTTGCAGCAGATATTGTAAAGGCAATTGATGAGGCATATCTTGTTCACGAAGGTGATGTGGTAATGTTTGCTATCGATTCAGATGGCAATGACAGCTACGACGGCGGAAAGCTTGATATTACAATCAAGGATGCTGACGAAGAAGAGCCAGAAGAGCTAGAAGAGCCAGAAGAGCCTGTAGTAGATGAAGACAGAACCAACAAGACAACATTGGCAGAAGGCTTTGGCGCTCAGGGTGAAAACGGCTGGTTCTACGGTACATGTGATTGGGATGGCAAGAATTTTGAAAAGCTTCCATACGATGCCGAGAACAATAGATACTTTAATGGAGGCAAGCCAGAGCTTAAGTCAGATTTTGTAGAGCCAGGTAATGGCAGAAATGCTGCTTATAAATGGGTAGTTGCAGAAGATGGCCGCATCCGAGTTCAGGGAAGCTACACTAAGTTTGCCAATAGCGCAGACCCAAATGCAAACGGAACCTGCATGAGAATCTTCTTAAACGGAGTTGAAAAGAAGTGGCTTGGCGGTACAACACAGGGCAACTTCTCGGATGATAAAACAGTCACATTCGACGAGCACTATGAAGTAAAGAAGAACGACGAAATCACCTTCGCCATCGACCCAGATGGAAACGACGCCTGGGACGGCGGTAGATTAGAGGTTAACATCTCGGATGAGTCTGAGGATGAAGATGATGACGATGCTTCTGATGATAGCGATTCTGAGGATGAAGATGATGCTTCTGATGATAGCGATTCTGAGGATGACAAGTCAGAGGATGCAGAGACTGAGGAAGCTGAAGAGGATTCTAAGGAAACTGAATAGAGTGAGATTATAGGAAGTATAGGAGGCCAGCTGATGAGCTGGCCTCTTATTTGTTTGCGCATCTTAAGCGTGGAGGTCTCACAGAGGTTTCATTAGCCTAGTAACAACGAACTGTGAGAAGTCAGCCGAGCCCATAGTAGTGAAGAAATTTCTGTAATGGAGATGGAGCAAAGGGGTGAACAATCAATAAGTTTGAGTATGTCTCGTGTTGCAGAAATGACAACATCTGCCGTAATCAATCGGGAAAAGGGTGGTCAAATCAAGCGAGGCGGAAAGGAAAGCGCCATTAACTCACTGCCTTTGGCTGGGTATATGGTAATCAAGCAGGTTTGAAAGTGGGGGTGTGGCGGCCGCCACGTGTCTGCAGGGGGATTTTGGGGTGTTTCGGGGGCACTGTGGCATAAAAAAATATAGTGGGTTTCGGAAATTACGGGTTATTACGGGGAAACTCGGATTTGCACTGTAAATTTCTTGGTTGAGAAGGAGAATGGGCTTGATGGTGCTGCTTTTATATACTCGCATTGTCATAGCTGTCCTTTAGGCAACAAAGATAATACACACTAAGGACGATTTACAAAAATTTTTACCGTTCAAATCATGAAAATCGCAAAATAACCCGTAAAGAAAGCAAACTAAAGAGTTTTAAGATTTTTCTTGAAAAGAATTTTTAATTAACTTAGCATTTTATTAGGACGTCCAAATCTTTTCGCGTTTGTGTATCTATATGTGTGTGCAAAGATGAAGTGTTTTGGAGCTGCGGCATTTTTGAATGCATATGTGCTAATCATTGGAACTCTTGTAGGCGAAGGTAATCTTGCATTCTACATCATAATGGTTATTGTGGCAGCGGTTGCTGAGCTGGTTCGAAAGGTATTTGGTTATGATACCAAGAAAGGTGTCAGATTCAGCTTTATTCCTTTTGCATATTCATTCTATGCATATTCTGCGCATTGGTGGGCAAATACAGAGGATTCTCTTCAAGCGGCCGTAGATGAAATGCCAGAAGGATATGCAGAGATGATGGAACCTGTTATAGCAAATATTCCAGCACTTGTGATTGCGCTTATATTGGTAATTCCTGTGGCACTTCTTGGACTGTGGATTGCTGAGGAAGTGATGAAAAAACAGGCGGAGTCGTTTAGTTAATGCATAAGAGGAGAACCGGAGGCGGCAGATATGACAGACAGAGAAACAGAAATAAAAGGTGCTTATAAGAGTTTGGGTAAAGCACATAGTTTTTATGATGGAATGATGACTTGTAGCACGGTATATTTCAATAAGATTGACGAACTCCATAAATTAATATATTATCATAGCAACTAAATCAAACAGACGCCCATTGCTACCGAGTAGTGGGATTAACGTCATTCCTTTACCGTTAGGTCATCGCAGGTGAAGGAATGGCGTATTTTATTATACGGAGGTTTTTATGAAGTGGATTTATTTATTGATTGCTGGTGTACTTGAAATTACATGGGCTGTGGCGATGAAAATGTCAAATGGGTTTACAGTACTTATTCCATCTATTATCACAGGAATAGGCTATATAGCCAGCGCAGTGTTTTTAGCGATAGCTATAAAGCAGCTTC contains:
- a CDS encoding HD domain-containing protein → MSRLKTLREYVDKELSLLEEEKRTSATAHLYGVSLAATILAKKRGLNEELAAMAAMLHDMHAYKSGSYDNHAHLGADLARKILDDLAITSAEETDTICSAIYHHDDKLVVDSPMDELLKDADVIDHCFKDSSKPIKEKEQKRYENLCKELGL
- a CDS encoding DUF6796 family protein — protein: MNNLTSRQKIMFGVYSMILAMIGDYLLGYKTFSTSSSPEAYMGITWNVVPDWRYATSSILGFMCAALFAVGAVEVISVLDKKYKLGNSKLFKLFKIANWAGILYFAFVHIGICMLPVVFNAGMEVTGDVQTSVNMVFRVLKSIAVPLAVGFIVCDVFVTIAWIGMILKKMIPVKIIGIICCPIITALLGQLMNYISEGSDSGFESFGWLLMYLICAFSLVNKEERV
- a CDS encoding GNAT family N-acetyltransferase — translated: MTNRKTNIVPFEMKYLNEYYDGFNTEITKYQWPDPFRTVDDAKELLQELLDEMKKDETLLFAVVDSEERFVGSVEMHGLSEDCPEVGVWICEPEQEKGYAYEALSYILHFAQDKYGKKNFFYEADVRNIGSTKLLNKFSNLYEINTLGVEDFVTDSGKELKLQGSVMKVK
- a CDS encoding alpha/beta hydrolase — translated: MRQFTYADEIDSAVLMVHGEKAHSCYFSKDAFKLLKGDNKELMIIPGASHIDLYDNMDVIPFDHIEEFVRKNI
- a CDS encoding cyclophilin-like fold protein yields the protein MKIRIAFTIVILVSIMLGITACGSNTNDNAATETSTLREEPKVNEAEVNDTKSMVMKIGEIPVDITWEDNASVEELKSLADSGLTIPMSMYGGFEQVGPIGTSITRDDKQTTTSAGDVVLYSGNQLVVFYGSNSWAYTRLGKINLSEKDLIELLSNGDVTITLHVE
- a CDS encoding LacI family DNA-binding transcriptional regulator, which produces MGNRVTLQEIADALGLSRNTVSRALNNTGNVSAETRNKICQTAMSMGYKQFNMAGFTQPAAMPGEAMAPTDKTEIALFTQAFPGNSHSGTKLLEAFQHKIDALGYKLSINIIRDYEINNMCFPTNIDIENVAAILCMELFSESYCEFLCKQNIPMLFVDTPLSQRCPIKADVIYMENLSSVHHMLDTMIDSGCKRISFIGDRFHCQSFYERWQAYVSVLTDRGIAIDMDSCILADDSNPYSDTTWLSQQIASLKQLPDLFFCANDFLAMSTIKALKLLGKKVPKDIRICGFDDAPEASLMEPSLTTIKIHSSSMGYIAADLLLARIANPAMPYKRTYIETDIIYRESTASE
- a CDS encoding glycoside hydrolase family 32 protein — encoded protein: MKKVVLMLLLAAMCVNAVGCGAGSNAEVTDEEKYIGEEWSNYVFYPASIEGFVGDTMPFYDDGKFNVFYLADQRNGKQGYHPWGLIQTEDFSSFDDKGVVINYGETVESQDIALGTGSVIKDKDGIYHAFYTGHNDTYSPKEAVMHATSKDMENWDKIPEDTFTGSGNYSQDDFRDPYVMYSEEDKCYLMFITTRANNNGVIAKYSSNDLKTWKDEGVFFENDMGNDSNMECPTVLKYKDKWYLSFSDQWPNRQVHYRISDSLNGTFEKPANDVFDCNGFYAGRLETDGDNLYVVGWCGTKKNHQDADEYDWGGNMVTHLLNQNSDGTLNPVLNPSIKSTLKNECKLSPVKMTESVKEKAGNYSFSGNDYEVVGFKNIMGSYLLETTVSDFDENGMFGLCFNTNDESVGNLNIVFNAATNKIEFYNTSNIVQTAAQSSLDYDIKNAGELNIKAVIAGGVVVCYVNDEVAFTSRMYLSQGGQWGLFSIKSPVTFKDTKLYK
- a CDS encoding MptD family putative ECF transporter S component — its product is MYLYVCAKMKCFGAAAFLNAYVLIIGTLVGEGNLAFYIIMVIVAAVAELVRKVFGYDTKKGVRFSFIPFAYSFYAYSAHWWANTEDSLQAAVDEMPEGYAEMMEPVIANIPALVIALILVIPVALLGLWIAEEVMKKQAESFS
- a CDS encoding DMT family transporter, giving the protein MKWIYLLIAGVLEITWAVAMKMSNGFTVLIPSIITGIGYIASAVFLAIAIKQLPLGTAYAMWTGMGILGTTLLGVFLFNEKLSVPQVVCVILIVIGITGLKILAKE